A section of the Saccopteryx leptura isolate mSacLep1 chromosome 6, mSacLep1_pri_phased_curated, whole genome shotgun sequence genome encodes:
- the TNIP1 gene encoding TNFAIP3-interacting protein 1 isoform X3, giving the protein MEASRLRQKAEELVKDSELLPPPSPSLASFDHLPELTGKNTNAPAPPADPALPRDKPEPAQKPPSSGSSSEFEVVPAEEQNSPPETSDRTKNTMELGPLPHEDGNLMLHLQRLETTLSVCAEEPDHSQLFTHLGRMALEFNRLASKVHKNEQRTSILQTLCEQLRKENETLKAKLDKGLEQRDQAAERLREENMELKKMLMSCSKDSVCGRPGSPKMEGTGKKGPAGQLQASVTAGKIPEVGALGAAEKKVKMLEQQRTELLEVNKQWDQHFRSMKQQYEQKITELRQKQADLQKQLTDLEAERDQKQRDFDRKLLLAKSKIEMEETDKEQLSAEAKELHQKVKYLQDQLSPLTRQRDYQEKEIQRLNKALEEALNIQATPSSPPAAFRTSEGAGSLLRKQELVTQNELLKQQVKIFEEDFQRERSDRERMNEEKEELKKQVEKLQAQVTLSNAQLKAFKDEEKAREALKQQKRKAKASAERYHVEPHPEHLCGAYPYAYPPMPAMLPHHGFEDWSQIRYPPPPMAMEHQSPLPNSRLFHLPEYNWRPPCGGVRSQTFQVADSPVARPAEPDSTKTDRKGPQ; this is encoded by the exons ATGGAAGCATCCAGGCTGCGGCAGAAGGCAGAGGAGCTGGTCAAGGACAGCGAGCTGCTCCCACCACCGTCCCCCTCCTTGGCCTCCTTCGACCACCTGCCTGAGCTCACAG GAAAGAATACGAATGCCCCAGCACCCCCTGCCGACCCTGCACTCCCCAGGGACAAGCCAGAGCCGGCCCAGAAGCCTCCATCCAGC GGCTCCTCCTCCGAATTTGAAGTGGTCCCCGCTGAGGAACAGAATTCTCCACCAGAGACCAGTGACCGCACCAAAAACACGATG GAGCTGGGCCCCCTGCCCCACGAGGACGGCAACCTGATGCTGCACCTGCAGCGCCTGGAGACCACCCTGAGCGTGTGCGCCGAGGAGCCGGACCACAGCCAGCTCTTCACCCACCTGGGCCGCATGGCCCTGGAGTTCAACCGGCTGGCCTCCAAGGTGCACAAGAATGAGCAGCGCACCTCCATCCTGCAG ACCCTGTGTGAGCAGCTTCGGAAGGAGAATGAGACCCTGAAGGCCAAGTTGGACAAGGGCCTGGAACAGCGGGATCAGGCTGCCGAGAGGCTGCG GGAAGAAAACATGGAGCTCAAGAAAATGTTGATGAGCTGCAGCAAAGACAGTGTCTGCGGGCGGCCAGGCTCTCCAAAGATGGAAGGCACAGGGAAGAAGGGGCCGGCCGGACAGCTGCAG GCTAGTGTGACAGCAGGGAAGATCCCAGAGGTGGGAGCTTTGGGTGCAGCTGAGAAGAAGGTGAAGATGCTGGAGCAGCAGCGCACAGAG CTGCTTGAAGTGAACAAGCAATGGGACCAGCATTTCCGGTCCATGAAGCAGCAGTACGAGCAGAAG ATCACTGAGCTGCGCCAGAAGCAGGCGGACCTGCAGAAGCAGCTGACGGACCTGGAAGCTGAGCGCGACCAGAAGCAGCGGGACTTTGACCGCAAGCTCCTCCTGGCCAAGTCCAAGATCGAAATGGAGGAG ACGGACAAGGAGCAGCTgtcagcagaggccaaggagctgcaCCAGAAGGTCAAGTACCTGCAGGATCAGCTGAGCCCGCTGACCCGGCAGCGAGACTACCAGGAGAAGGAGATCCAGCGGCTCAACAAG GCCCTAGAGGAAGCACTGAACATCCAGGCCACCCCATCTTCTCCACCAGCAGCCTTTAGGACCTCAGAAGGAGCTGGGAGCCTCCTCAGAAAACAAGAGCTGGTCACGCAGAACGAACTGCTGAAGCAGCAG GTGAAGATCTTTGAGGAGGACTTCCAGAGGGAGCGCAGCGATCGAGAGCGCATGAACGAGGAGAAGGAAGAGCTGAAGAAGCAGGTGGAGAAACTGCAGGCCCAGGTCACCCTGTCGAACGCCCAG CTCAAAGCATTCAAAGATGAAGAGAAGGCCAGAGAAGCCCTCAAACAGCAGAAGAGGAAAGCAAAG GCCTCGGCAGAGCGCTACCACGTGGAGCCCCACCCAGAGCACCTCTGTGGGGCCTACCCCTATGCCTACCCGCCCATGCCAGCCATGCTGCCACACCACGGCTTTGAGGACTGGTCCCAGATCCGctaccccccgccccccatgGCCATGGAGCACCAGTCCCCGCTCCCCAACTCGCGCCTCTTCCATCTG CCGGAATACAACTGGCGGCCGCCCTGCGGAGGGGTACGCAGTCAGACCTTCCAAGTGGCGGACTCTCCTGTGGCTAGGCCTGCCGAACCAG actccACAAAAACTGACCGCAAGGGGCCTCAGTGA
- the TNIP1 gene encoding TNFAIP3-interacting protein 1 isoform X1, whose translation MEGRGPYRIYDPGGGVPPGEASAAFERLVEENSRLKEKMQGIKMLGELLEESQMEASRLRQKAEELVKDSELLPPPSPSLASFDHLPELTGKNTNAPAPPADPALPRDKPEPAQKPPSSGSSSEFEVVPAEEQNSPPETSDRTKNTMELGPLPHEDGNLMLHLQRLETTLSVCAEEPDHSQLFTHLGRMALEFNRLASKVHKNEQRTSILQTLCEQLRKENETLKAKLDKGLEQRDQAAERLREENMELKKMLMSCSKDSVCGRPGSPKMEGTGKKGPAGQLQASVTAGKIPEVGALGAAEKKVKMLEQQRTELLEVNKQWDQHFRSMKQQYEQKITELRQKQADLQKQLTDLEAERDQKQRDFDRKLLLAKSKIEMEETDKEQLSAEAKELHQKVKYLQDQLSPLTRQRDYQEKEIQRLNKALEEALNIQATPSSPPAAFRTSEGAGSLLRKQELVTQNELLKQQVKIFEEDFQRERSDRERMNEEKEELKKQVEKLQAQVTLSNAQLKAFKDEEKAREALKQQKRKAKASAERYHVEPHPEHLCGAYPYAYPPMPAMLPHHGFEDWSQIRYPPPPMAMEHQSPLPNSRLFHLPEYNWRPPCGGVRSQTFQVADSPVARPAEPDSTKTDRKGPQ comes from the exons ATGGAAGGGAGAGGACCATACCGGATCTACGACCCTGGGGGCGGCGTGCCTCCGGGAGAGGCTTCCGCAGCTTTTGAGCGCCTAGTGGAGGAGAATTCCCGACTAAAGGAAAAAATGCAAGGGATAAAGATGTTAG GCGAACTTTTGGAAGAGTCTCAGATGGAAGCATCCAGGCTGCGGCAGAAGGCAGAGGAGCTGGTCAAGGACAGCGAGCTGCTCCCACCACCGTCCCCCTCCTTGGCCTCCTTCGACCACCTGCCTGAGCTCACAG GAAAGAATACGAATGCCCCAGCACCCCCTGCCGACCCTGCACTCCCCAGGGACAAGCCAGAGCCGGCCCAGAAGCCTCCATCCAGC GGCTCCTCCTCCGAATTTGAAGTGGTCCCCGCTGAGGAACAGAATTCTCCACCAGAGACCAGTGACCGCACCAAAAACACGATG GAGCTGGGCCCCCTGCCCCACGAGGACGGCAACCTGATGCTGCACCTGCAGCGCCTGGAGACCACCCTGAGCGTGTGCGCCGAGGAGCCGGACCACAGCCAGCTCTTCACCCACCTGGGCCGCATGGCCCTGGAGTTCAACCGGCTGGCCTCCAAGGTGCACAAGAATGAGCAGCGCACCTCCATCCTGCAG ACCCTGTGTGAGCAGCTTCGGAAGGAGAATGAGACCCTGAAGGCCAAGTTGGACAAGGGCCTGGAACAGCGGGATCAGGCTGCCGAGAGGCTGCG GGAAGAAAACATGGAGCTCAAGAAAATGTTGATGAGCTGCAGCAAAGACAGTGTCTGCGGGCGGCCAGGCTCTCCAAAGATGGAAGGCACAGGGAAGAAGGGGCCGGCCGGACAGCTGCAG GCTAGTGTGACAGCAGGGAAGATCCCAGAGGTGGGAGCTTTGGGTGCAGCTGAGAAGAAGGTGAAGATGCTGGAGCAGCAGCGCACAGAG CTGCTTGAAGTGAACAAGCAATGGGACCAGCATTTCCGGTCCATGAAGCAGCAGTACGAGCAGAAG ATCACTGAGCTGCGCCAGAAGCAGGCGGACCTGCAGAAGCAGCTGACGGACCTGGAAGCTGAGCGCGACCAGAAGCAGCGGGACTTTGACCGCAAGCTCCTCCTGGCCAAGTCCAAGATCGAAATGGAGGAG ACGGACAAGGAGCAGCTgtcagcagaggccaaggagctgcaCCAGAAGGTCAAGTACCTGCAGGATCAGCTGAGCCCGCTGACCCGGCAGCGAGACTACCAGGAGAAGGAGATCCAGCGGCTCAACAAG GCCCTAGAGGAAGCACTGAACATCCAGGCCACCCCATCTTCTCCACCAGCAGCCTTTAGGACCTCAGAAGGAGCTGGGAGCCTCCTCAGAAAACAAGAGCTGGTCACGCAGAACGAACTGCTGAAGCAGCAG GTGAAGATCTTTGAGGAGGACTTCCAGAGGGAGCGCAGCGATCGAGAGCGCATGAACGAGGAGAAGGAAGAGCTGAAGAAGCAGGTGGAGAAACTGCAGGCCCAGGTCACCCTGTCGAACGCCCAG CTCAAAGCATTCAAAGATGAAGAGAAGGCCAGAGAAGCCCTCAAACAGCAGAAGAGGAAAGCAAAG GCCTCGGCAGAGCGCTACCACGTGGAGCCCCACCCAGAGCACCTCTGTGGGGCCTACCCCTATGCCTACCCGCCCATGCCAGCCATGCTGCCACACCACGGCTTTGAGGACTGGTCCCAGATCCGctaccccccgccccccatgGCCATGGAGCACCAGTCCCCGCTCCCCAACTCGCGCCTCTTCCATCTG CCGGAATACAACTGGCGGCCGCCCTGCGGAGGGGTACGCAGTCAGACCTTCCAAGTGGCGGACTCTCCTGTGGCTAGGCCTGCCGAACCAG actccACAAAAACTGACCGCAAGGGGCCTCAGTGA
- the TNIP1 gene encoding TNFAIP3-interacting protein 1 isoform X2 has product MEGRGPYRIYDPGGGVPPGEASAAFERLVEENSRLKEKMQGIKMLGELLEESQMEASRLRQKAEELVKDSELLPPPSPSLASFDHLPELTGKNTNAPAPPADPALPRDKPEPAQKPPSSGSSSEFEVVPAEEQNSPPETSDRTKNTMELGPLPHEDGNLMLHLQRLETTLSVCAEEPDHSQLFTHLGRMALEFNRLASKVHKNEQRTSILQTLCEQLRKENETLKAKLDKGLEQRDQAAERLREENMELKKMLMSCSKDSVCGRPGSPKMEGTGKKGPAGQLQASVTAGKIPEVGALGAAEKKVKMLEQQRTELLEVNKQWDQHFRSMKQQYEQKITELRQKQADLQKQLTDLEAERDQKQRDFDRKLLLAKSKIEMEETDKEQLSAEAKELHQKVKYLQDQLSPLTRQRDYQEKEIQRLNKALEEALNIQATPSSPPAAFRTSEGAGSLLRKQELVTQNELLKQQVKIFEEDFQRERSDRERMNEEKEELKKQVEKLQAQVTLSNAQLKAFKDEEKAREALKQQKRKAKASAERYHVEPHPEHLCGAYPYAYPPMPAMLPHHGFEDWSQIRYPPPPMAMEHQSPLPNSRLFHLPEYNWRPPCGGVRSQTFQVADSPVARPAEPGL; this is encoded by the exons ATGGAAGGGAGAGGACCATACCGGATCTACGACCCTGGGGGCGGCGTGCCTCCGGGAGAGGCTTCCGCAGCTTTTGAGCGCCTAGTGGAGGAGAATTCCCGACTAAAGGAAAAAATGCAAGGGATAAAGATGTTAG GCGAACTTTTGGAAGAGTCTCAGATGGAAGCATCCAGGCTGCGGCAGAAGGCAGAGGAGCTGGTCAAGGACAGCGAGCTGCTCCCACCACCGTCCCCCTCCTTGGCCTCCTTCGACCACCTGCCTGAGCTCACAG GAAAGAATACGAATGCCCCAGCACCCCCTGCCGACCCTGCACTCCCCAGGGACAAGCCAGAGCCGGCCCAGAAGCCTCCATCCAGC GGCTCCTCCTCCGAATTTGAAGTGGTCCCCGCTGAGGAACAGAATTCTCCACCAGAGACCAGTGACCGCACCAAAAACACGATG GAGCTGGGCCCCCTGCCCCACGAGGACGGCAACCTGATGCTGCACCTGCAGCGCCTGGAGACCACCCTGAGCGTGTGCGCCGAGGAGCCGGACCACAGCCAGCTCTTCACCCACCTGGGCCGCATGGCCCTGGAGTTCAACCGGCTGGCCTCCAAGGTGCACAAGAATGAGCAGCGCACCTCCATCCTGCAG ACCCTGTGTGAGCAGCTTCGGAAGGAGAATGAGACCCTGAAGGCCAAGTTGGACAAGGGCCTGGAACAGCGGGATCAGGCTGCCGAGAGGCTGCG GGAAGAAAACATGGAGCTCAAGAAAATGTTGATGAGCTGCAGCAAAGACAGTGTCTGCGGGCGGCCAGGCTCTCCAAAGATGGAAGGCACAGGGAAGAAGGGGCCGGCCGGACAGCTGCAG GCTAGTGTGACAGCAGGGAAGATCCCAGAGGTGGGAGCTTTGGGTGCAGCTGAGAAGAAGGTGAAGATGCTGGAGCAGCAGCGCACAGAG CTGCTTGAAGTGAACAAGCAATGGGACCAGCATTTCCGGTCCATGAAGCAGCAGTACGAGCAGAAG ATCACTGAGCTGCGCCAGAAGCAGGCGGACCTGCAGAAGCAGCTGACGGACCTGGAAGCTGAGCGCGACCAGAAGCAGCGGGACTTTGACCGCAAGCTCCTCCTGGCCAAGTCCAAGATCGAAATGGAGGAG ACGGACAAGGAGCAGCTgtcagcagaggccaaggagctgcaCCAGAAGGTCAAGTACCTGCAGGATCAGCTGAGCCCGCTGACCCGGCAGCGAGACTACCAGGAGAAGGAGATCCAGCGGCTCAACAAG GCCCTAGAGGAAGCACTGAACATCCAGGCCACCCCATCTTCTCCACCAGCAGCCTTTAGGACCTCAGAAGGAGCTGGGAGCCTCCTCAGAAAACAAGAGCTGGTCACGCAGAACGAACTGCTGAAGCAGCAG GTGAAGATCTTTGAGGAGGACTTCCAGAGGGAGCGCAGCGATCGAGAGCGCATGAACGAGGAGAAGGAAGAGCTGAAGAAGCAGGTGGAGAAACTGCAGGCCCAGGTCACCCTGTCGAACGCCCAG CTCAAAGCATTCAAAGATGAAGAGAAGGCCAGAGAAGCCCTCAAACAGCAGAAGAGGAAAGCAAAG GCCTCGGCAGAGCGCTACCACGTGGAGCCCCACCCAGAGCACCTCTGTGGGGCCTACCCCTATGCCTACCCGCCCATGCCAGCCATGCTGCCACACCACGGCTTTGAGGACTGGTCCCAGATCCGctaccccccgccccccatgGCCATGGAGCACCAGTCCCCGCTCCCCAACTCGCGCCTCTTCCATCTG CCGGAATACAACTGGCGGCCGCCCTGCGGAGGGGTACGCAGTCAGACCTTCCAAGTGGCGGACTCTCCTGTGGCTAGGCCTGCCGAACCAG GACTTTGA